The following proteins come from a genomic window of Nymphalis io chromosome 6, ilAglIoxx1.1, whole genome shotgun sequence:
- the LOC126769063 gene encoding huntingtin-interacting protein K, translated as MADEEVNGDTDDIQVEKDKTQKKAAKHDSGVADLEKVTDYAEEKEISSQDISGALSLIGDRRNKEAAERLEKEKELQKVSVKKDDIELIVKEMEISRTLAERTLREHRGDLVAALITLTN; from the exons ATGGCTGATGAAGAGGTTAATGGTGATACTGATGACATACAAGTCGAAAAAGATAAAACTCAAAAGAAGGCAGCAAAACACGACAGTGGTGTAGCTGATTTGGAAAAAGTAACTGACTATGCCGAAGAGAAAGAAATATCATCGCAAGACATTTCTGGT GCTCTTTCATTAATTGGCGATCGTAGAAATAAAGAAGCAGCTGAAAGGCTTGAAAAAGAAAAGGAATTGCAAAAAGTTTCAGTTAAAAAAGATGATATTGAATTAATA GTAAAAGAAATGGAAATCTCTCGAACATTAGCAGAAAGAACTCTAAGGGAACATAGAGGTGACTTGGTGGCAGCCCTTATAACCCTAACAAATTAA